In one window of Ruminococcus albus AD2013 DNA:
- a CDS encoding OadG family transporter subunit yields MSDLQFKFAQLLSSNIPPDKTDLGGETIASVVITGISVVFMGLIILILLVTLYGKIFEGINKSAEAKAKAKAEAEAAAKAKAAEAEVKAEPAPAPAPAPAVEDGIEEEVVAAIMGALSVMYEGSGKKPVLKGVKAAKPRRSAWSAAGIMDNTRPF; encoded by the coding sequence ATGAGTGATTTACAATTCAAGTTTGCTCAGTTGCTTTCCAGCAATATCCCGCCCGACAAGACCGATCTCGGCGGCGAGACTATCGCATCGGTAGTTATCACGGGTATTTCCGTGGTGTTCATGGGTCTGATAATCCTGATCCTGCTCGTAACGCTTTACGGCAAGATATTCGAGGGTATCAACAAGAGCGCGGAAGCTAAAGCAAAGGCAAAGGCAGAAGCCGAGGCAGCTGCAAAAGCAAAGGCAGCAGAAGCCGAAGTAAAGGCAGAACCTGCTCCCGCCCCCGCACCTGCACCCGCAGTTGAGGACGGTATCGAGGAAGAGGTCGTTGCAGCCATCATGGGTGCCCTTTCCGTAATGTATGAGGGCAGCGGCAAAAAGCCCGTGCTCAAGGGCGTTAAGGCTGCTAAGCCGAGAAGATCTGCATGGTCTGCTGCGGGCATAATGGATAATACCCGCCCGTTTTAG
- a CDS encoding sodium ion-translocating decarboxylase subunit beta — protein MAIIQSFWNTLTQLAQESGFAGFFADGGWKNIIMILISFLFMYLAVGRGFEPLLLLPISFGMLLTNLPGAEMYHPEFWEYYKDYKEDAGTVNDHYIDYQRILEHGGLLDILYMGVKLQLYPPLIFLGIGAMTDFGPLIASPRSFLLGAAAQGGIFFTFVGAAILNMSAADCASIAIIGGADGPTSIYVSSRLLTGNSSNSVGTIALAAYTYMALVPIIQPPIMRALTTKKERSVVMGQLRPVSRLEKLIFPVLVTLIIALMIPSAAPLVGMLMFGNLLKESGCCDRLVKTAQNELMNIITIFLGVTVGATTQADKVISLDFGKVMLLGVIAFSLGTACGILLGKLMYILTKGKINPLIGSAGVSAVPMAARISQKVGQEEVPTNYLLMHAMGPNVAGVIGSAVAAGVLLAIVK, from the coding sequence ATGGCTATAATTCAATCGTTTTGGAACACTCTGACTCAGCTGGCACAGGAATCGGGCTTTGCAGGATTCTTTGCTGACGGCGGCTGGAAGAACATCATAATGATACTTATATCATTCCTGTTCATGTATCTCGCTGTGGGACGCGGTTTCGAGCCCCTGCTGCTTCTGCCGATATCCTTCGGTATGCTGCTGACAAACCTTCCCGGCGCTGAGATGTATCACCCCGAGTTCTGGGAATACTATAAAGACTACAAAGAAGATGCAGGCACGGTAAATGACCACTACATCGACTATCAACGAATACTTGAACACGGCGGACTATTGGATATACTCTACATGGGCGTTAAGCTCCAGCTTTATCCTCCGCTGATATTCCTCGGCATCGGCGCAATGACCGACTTCGGTCCGCTGATCGCTTCCCCCAGAAGCTTCCTCCTCGGTGCTGCTGCACAGGGCGGTATCTTCTTCACCTTCGTAGGTGCTGCCATACTCAACATGAGTGCTGCTGACTGCGCATCCATCGCTATCATCGGCGGTGCTGACGGTCCTACATCTATCTACGTTTCGTCACGTCTGCTGACCGGCAACAGTTCCAACTCCGTTGGTACTATCGCTCTTGCAGCTTACACCTATATGGCTCTCGTACCTATCATCCAGCCTCCTATAATGAGAGCGCTGACCACCAAGAAAGAGCGTTCCGTTGTTATGGGTCAGCTGAGACCTGTTTCCAGACTTGAGAAGCTTATCTTCCCCGTACTGGTTACACTTATCATCGCACTGATGATACCTTCCGCTGCACCTCTGGTAGGTATGCTGATGTTCGGTAACCTGCTGAAAGAGAGCGGCTGCTGCGACCGTCTTGTAAAGACCGCACAGAACGAACTGATGAACATAATCACCATCTTCCTGGGCGTTACCGTTGGTGCAACAACTCAGGCTGATAAGGTAATATCCCTTGACTTCGGCAAGGTAATGCTGCTGGGCGTTATCGCATTCTCACTGGGTACTGCTTGCGGTATCCTGCTTGGTAAGCTGATGTACATCCTCACAAAGGGCAAGATCAATCCTCTGATCGGTTCTGCAGGCGTTTCCGCCGTTCCTATGGCAGCACGTATCTCCCAGAAGGTAGGTCAGGAAGAAGTTCCTACCAACTATCTGCTGATGCACGCTATGGGTCCTAACGTTGCAGGCGTTATCGGTTCCGCCGTTGCTGCGGGCGTACTGCTTGCGATAGTAAAATAA
- a CDS encoding protein kinase domain-containing protein, producing the protein MKDIGERLSSYEPLWENWYKDSYLGSGGSGKVYKFRQELYGQVRYCAVKVLPIILDRSVSTTRESREQEMAERKQQVAEEIKNMYRLGDKPHLVHCINHTYRDIIGDDGDVIGFDVLIQMEYYTTLTEYINSRGVMSPRQVAKLASQIGEALRSMQEINMLHRDIKPDNIYVDDKGEFYLGDFGIAKQTRAGSFATFVGTQPFMAPEVWNARTPNEQHYGASADIYSLGITLYYLLNEDRLPLVNEGDNRNAVDAAIFSRLSGKNFGKPKNGSEKLKQLVMDCCAFDPADRIPDAEKFLSALEGCYYTTEDTDNKVDTKSPETTPAKEEKTDTRDELELTDSIFVRPGDTEEEEEELIVRPAPARPERRKKQPPAKLPPKEKKPAHLSKATKRAALIIGLTICFLLGVGGLFFTKTICLHHWQAATCTKPETCTRCGKTRGELADHEFEDATCTHPKRCKVCGLEEGSKLEHTWMQPDCTHPKTCTVCGKTEGEALGHTWKDADCEMPQYCEVCGLIGQDALGHKWKEATCTEPKTCERCKKTEGKAIGHKWKAATCTEPETCEHCGETRGKAKGHTWKEATLTKPKTCTVCGATEGTALNYTSKGTMYVDTDGDSLALREEKSSSSKKLAAIPDCTPLQIWYTGSSAWYYTVYNNTYGYVNSYYLSSTDPMLGNGVVSGWYDVGYMDELEVEVESAEIDGNKLTVELTVTNTGSDFLWPDLNIYYNGSENARGNLIDTTDIILVPYGERSVKVSCRTTGSFGRGSLKNIVVVDGNGNKVLLEP; encoded by the coding sequence ATGAAAGACATAGGCGAGAGACTGTCGTCCTACGAGCCGCTTTGGGAGAACTGGTACAAGGATTCCTATCTTGGCAGCGGAGGTTCGGGCAAGGTATATAAGTTCCGTCAGGAGCTTTACGGACAGGTGAGATACTGCGCAGTAAAGGTACTGCCCATTATCCTCGACAGAAGCGTTTCCACCACCCGCGAGAGCCGCGAGCAGGAAATGGCAGAGCGCAAACAGCAGGTGGCGGAAGAGATAAAGAATATGTACCGCCTTGGGGATAAGCCCCATCTGGTACACTGCATAAACCATACCTACCGCGATATCATCGGCGATGACGGCGATGTTATCGGCTTTGATGTGCTCATTCAGATGGAATATTATACCACACTCACCGAGTACATAAACAGCAGGGGAGTAATGTCCCCGCGTCAGGTGGCTAAGCTTGCTTCGCAGATAGGTGAAGCCCTGCGCTCAATGCAGGAGATAAATATGCTCCACCGCGATATAAAACCAGATAATATCTATGTTGACGATAAAGGCGAATTCTACCTCGGTGATTTCGGCATAGCCAAGCAGACAAGGGCGGGAAGTTTCGCCACCTTTGTGGGTACTCAGCCTTTTATGGCGCCCGAGGTCTGGAACGCCCGCACCCCCAATGAACAGCATTACGGCGCTTCCGCCGATATCTATTCACTGGGCATAACCCTGTATTATCTGCTGAATGAAGACCGTCTGCCCCTTGTGAATGAGGGCGATAACCGCAATGCAGTCGATGCGGCTATATTTTCAAGACTCAGCGGCAAAAACTTCGGCAAGCCGAAAAACGGCAGTGAAAAGCTGAAACAACTGGTCATGGATTGCTGTGCTTTCGACCCCGCCGACCGTATCCCCGATGCCGAAAAATTTCTGTCGGCACTGGAAGGCTGCTACTATACCACAGAAGATACTGATAATAAGGTAGATACAAAGTCACCCGAAACTACCCCTGCTAAAGAGGAAAAAACAGACACAAGGGACGAACTCGAACTGACCGACAGCATTTTTGTCCGCCCGGGAGATACCGAGGAGGAAGAGGAAGAACTGATAGTACGCCCCGCCCCCGCAAGACCCGAGCGTCGCAAAAAACAGCCCCCTGCAAAACTCCCGCCAAAGGAGAAAAAGCCTGCACATCTTTCAAAGGCTACAAAAAGGGCGGCACTGATCATCGGGCTGACCATATGCTTTTTACTGGGTGTAGGCGGGCTTTTCTTTACAAAGACCATATGCCTGCACCACTGGCAGGCGGCGACCTGCACAAAACCCGAGACCTGCACCCGCTGCGGAAAGACCCGCGGCGAACTGGCAGACCATGAGTTTGAGGACGCTACCTGCACCCACCCGAAACGCTGTAAAGTCTGCGGGCTGGAGGAGGGCAGCAAGCTTGAACATACCTGGATGCAGCCCGATTGCACCCACCCCAAGACCTGTACCGTCTGCGGAAAGACCGAAGGCGAAGCACTTGGACATACCTGGAAGGACGCTGACTGCGAAATGCCCCAGTACTGTGAAGTCTGCGGGCTGATAGGTCAGGACGCACTGGGTCACAAGTGGAAAGAAGCCACCTGCACCGAACCCAAGACCTGTGAGAGATGCAAAAAGACCGAGGGCAAGGCTATAGGTCACAAGTGGAAAGCCGCAACCTGCACCGAACCCGAGACCTGCGAACACTGCGGCGAAACAAGGGGCAAGGCAAAGGGTCATACCTGGAAAGAAGCCACCCTCACCAAACCCAAGACCTGTACGGTCTGCGGTGCTACCGAGGGTACAGCACTGAATTATACCTCAAAGGGCACAATGTATGTGGATACAGACGGCGATTCGCTGGCACTGCGTGAGGAAAAATCTTCCTCATCTAAAAAGCTGGCGGCCATACCCGACTGCACTCCTTTGCAGATATGGTATACAGGCAGTTCGGCATGGTACTATACCGTATATAATAACACTTACGGCTATGTGAATTCATACTACCTGTCTTCCACCGACCCCATGCTGGGTAACGGCGTGGTAAGCGGCTGGTACGATGTGGGCTATATGGACGAACTTGAAGTCGAAGTCGAGTCCGCCGAGATAGACGGCAACAAGCTGACGGTCGAACTGACCGTGACCAATACTGGTTCGGATTTCCTCTGGCCTGACCTGAACATTTATTATAACGGTTCAGAAAACGCAAGAGGCAACCTTATCGATACCACGGATATAATTCTTGTACCCTACGGCGAACGCAGTGTGAAAGTCAGCTGTCGTACCACAGGCAGCTTCGGCAGAGGCAGTTTGAAAAACATCGTTGTGGTTGACGGAAACGGAAATAAGGTACTGCTTGAACCATGA